In Bacteroidales bacterium, the sequence AAGTCTTCTTAAATTCCGGGATTATGTGCTCTCCAAAAACATGTACCGCAATTTTCTTGTTTCGGAAGATGCTACCATGAGCAACATTGTGGTTAAAATAAGGGAAGGTTTCGATATACCGCTCGATACCACTCTTACCGGCCGAAAACTGCATCAGTATCTTTCCCAAAAATACCCCGGTTCCATATACAGGTTCATCGAGAGGGGCGATACCGTGCATGTTAAGGTTGATCAGGGCAGGGTAGCCGAAAATATCCGCACGGCTGTTAAAACTTCTTTCCCGGGCTGTCAGATATACTTTGGCGGCCTGCCATTTATGGTGAATGACATAGGGAAAATCATTATGCATGACATCCTGTTCCTTGGACCTATCACATTGCTCGTTATTCTCATTGTCCTTTTTCTTGGGTTCCGCACTATCCGGGGCGTACTGATACCGGTTATCACTGTGGCGGTAGCTGTTATCTGGACTCTGGGGCTTATGGGAGCGCTGGGTTTCGACATAACCCTGGTAAGCAATGTTACCCCTGTTATCCTTCTGGCCGTTGGAAGCGCCTATTCCATTCACGTTTGCAGCCGCATCCAGCTGGCGATGAAAACGGAACAGAATATGGCTTCTGCTGTCAGGAAAGTATTGCCCTATATTGTTGCACCGGTTTTTCTGGCTGCTTTTACCACAGCCATTGGATTCCTTTCATTCATCTATGGTTCCTACCTTGTTATGATCCGCGACTTCGGAATTTTGACATCCTGCGGGGTAGGGTTCAGTTTTTTGCTGGCGGTATTTCTTGCTCCGGTCATTGAACTTATGTTTCCCGGCCAATCAGGCGCTGATGTCCAGGTACCTGATAAGACCAGTTCTTTTGCGAGCAGGATGGCCGTATCGCTATACCGCCTCTCCAGCCGCCATCCCTGGGGAACAATGTTTTTCTGGGGAGTTATTTCTTTGGTAATGGTTTCCGGTGCCTTTTCCATCGAAAGGCGAGTCGACCTGATTGATTATTTCAGAAAGGATCACCCTTCCCGTAAAGCCGAAGAAGAGATAGACCGTCATTTCAGGGGGACCATCCCTGTTTTTGTTGAGGTAACAGGGAATATCCTTTCTCCCGAGGGACTTTCGGTTCTTAAAAAGGTTTCTGACTTTTTTGAGGCATACCCGATTACGGTCCACCCACAGTCAGTTGCACAGCTTTTTGAAGAGATGAACAATCTGATGGGCGAGGGATTGAGAATCCCTTCGGACCAGTCGAAAATTGACAATTTGTGGTTTCTGTTGCAGGGACAGGAGGTGATTGACCAGTTGCTTACACTTGACCAGACAAAAGCTCTGGTTCAGGCAGTGGTAACCACATCCAACAGCATCAAAATGAACCAGCTGGTCGATTCCCTGAACCGTTTCATCCCTGCCATTGGAACATCCGGCTTTACGGTCCGGCAGACCGGTTTCCCGTCGGTTTACAAAAAACTCGATGAAAGTATTGTGCGAAGCCAGTTTCAGAGTATGACCATTGCAATCCTGCTGGTTCTTTTGCTTCTCAGCTTTATGTTGCGGTCATTTTTCAGGGGACTGATTGGAATTGTTCCCATAGTTTGCACACTGGCGGTTCTCTTTGGTTTTCTTGGCTGGAGCGGAATTCCTCTCGATGTGGCTACCGTACTGGTTGCCAGCGTTTCCATTGGGATCGGAATAGATTACTCTATCCACGTAATCAGCCAGTTCCGGCATAATCTGGCGCTGGGTATGGAAGTGGAAGAAGCCCTGAAGGAGACATTCCGTCTTGCCGGACGTTCGGTGATAATCAACTTCCTCTCTGTAGCTGCCGGCTTTCTGGTGCTTACATTTTCAGACCTTGTCCCTCTGCAGCGTTTCGGCGTGTCGGTGGCTCTTACCATGCTCAGCTCCGGGTTCGCTTCCCTTACTCTTTTACCTGCCCTTCTTCTTATTACAAAAAATATCTGGAATCAGCATACACTTAAACAATAAATGCCATGAAAACACGAGCAATTTGCCTGGTTTTCCTCCTTCTGTTTACCGGAGGGCTGAAGGCGCAAAATGCAGGCGACATCCTGAAAAAAATGGATGAAGTGCTTTATGCCTGCAAGGATCAGACGGTAAAAATAAAAATGGTGATAACTGACCGCACCGGAAAGGAATCGGTTCGTGAAGCCGAAACAATTCAAAAGGGAAATTCAATGCGCCTTTTCCGGTTTACGGCCCCGGCTTCGCAGGCAGGTATCGCCTTTCTTTCCCTTCCGGGGGAAGTAATGTACCTTTACCTTCCTGCCTATGGCAAAGAGCGACGTATTGCCTCGCATATCAAAAACCAGAATTTTGCCGGAACAGATTTCAGTTATGAGGACATGGAATCAAAATTGTATGCCGAAAGGTATGATGCTGTTTCCGCAAAACCAGAAGGCGATTCCTACATTCTGGAACTGAAACCCAAACCGGAAAACAAAACCGGATATCCGAAACTTGTGGTGACAGTAAGAAAGGATAATTATTACCCGGCACACGTCACCTACTTTGATAAAACAGGAAAACCAATAAAAGAGCTCGTCAATTCGCGCATTGACAAAAAAGGGAATTACTGGGTTGCTACCGATTTTGAAATGAAAGACCTCATTAAAGGAACCCGTTCGCGGATGATCATTACCGACATTGTTTTTGACCGGAATCTTCCGGATGAGGAATTTACTGTTCGCAATCTGATTCGATAGAA encodes:
- a CDS encoding outer membrane lipoprotein-sorting protein, which translates into the protein MKTRAICLVFLLLFTGGLKAQNAGDILKKMDEVLYACKDQTVKIKMVITDRTGKESVREAETIQKGNSMRLFRFTAPASQAGIAFLSLPGEVMYLYLPAYGKERRIASHIKNQNFAGTDFSYEDMESKLYAERYDAVSAKPEGDSYILELKPKPENKTGYPKLVVTVRKDNYYPAHVTYFDKTGKPIKELVNSRIDKKGNYWVATDFEMKDLIKGTRSRMIITDIVFDRNLPDEEFTVRNLIR
- a CDS encoding MMPL family transporter, translating into MKFLEKYPDFLLKFRWLIFSLIILITVAFALFIPRLRVNPDVMSYLPDNDPEAVFFDEVGMAFGGNQTGVVALKAENIFTTENLSLISAITDSIKNIPGVGTVVSLSNIIDIREEDSMLVVTRLIDPDNLPSDSESLLKFRDYVLSKNMYRNFLVSEDATMSNIVVKIREGFDIPLDTTLTGRKLHQYLSQKYPGSIYRFIERGDTVHVKVDQGRVAENIRTAVKTSFPGCQIYFGGLPFMVNDIGKIIMHDILFLGPITLLVILIVLFLGFRTIRGVLIPVITVAVAVIWTLGLMGALGFDITLVSNVTPVILLAVGSAYSIHVCSRIQLAMKTEQNMASAVRKVLPYIVAPVFLAAFTTAIGFLSFIYGSYLVMIRDFGILTSCGVGFSFLLAVFLAPVIELMFPGQSGADVQVPDKTSSFASRMAVSLYRLSSRHPWGTMFFWGVISLVMVSGAFSIERRVDLIDYFRKDHPSRKAEEEIDRHFRGTIPVFVEVTGNILSPEGLSVLKKVSDFFEAYPITVHPQSVAQLFEEMNNLMGEGLRIPSDQSKIDNLWFLLQGQEVIDQLLTLDQTKALVQAVVTTSNSIKMNQLVDSLNRFIPAIGTSGFTVRQTGFPSVYKKLDESIVRSQFQSMTIAILLVLLLLSFMLRSFFRGLIGIVPIVCTLAVLFGFLGWSGIPLDVATVLVASVSIGIGIDYSIHVISQFRHNLALGMEVEEALKETFRLAGRSVIINFLSVAAGFLVLTFSDLVPLQRFGVSVALTMLSSGFASLTLLPALLLITKNIWNQHTLKQ